One genomic window of Glycine max cultivar Williams 82 chromosome 16, Glycine_max_v4.0, whole genome shotgun sequence includes the following:
- the LOC100806918 gene encoding surfeit locus protein 2: MATTEETRKKEGSNLLGSPNFTELGNGRFKCLETGHEVLSKDIAFYSHSKKCRLGLIDFALSNNKPPLNMFKQDPLCRSKLICKLTGDNVNKSEEHIWKHMSGKRFLNKLEQEEEEKLLCHGLEGGESLHESKSADGGKKDRMMKKKKNKKNKVKEIDEEKSQVSKSADGAKKDRMKKENNKDKGIEEVISEVRKSSNENSDTEEDFWMPPAGDRWDNDDGGDRWGSESESEQGTEEGDVIDGDAAEDCKESEELSSRTKRMSIEIGPSSFATRKKKSKKNYQT; encoded by the exons ATGGCTACGACGGAAGAAACTCGGAAGAAGGAAGGGAGCAACTTGCTAGGCTCCCCGAATTTCACAGAATTAGGAAACGGGCGTTTCAAGTGCTTAGAAACAGGGCACGAGGTCCTCTCGAAGGACATAGCGTTCTACTCTCACAGCAAAAAATGCCGTTTGGGTCTCATCGATTTCGCCTTGTCCAATAACAAACCCCCTCTCAACATGTTCAAACAAGACCCTCTCTGCCG TTCAAAGTTGATATGTAAGCTGACTGGAGACAATGTCAATAAGTCAGAGGAACATATCTGGAAGCATATGAGTGGGAAAAGGTTTCTCAATAAATTAG agcaagaggaagaagaaaagttgTTGTGTCATGGATTGGAAGGTGGAGAGAGCTTACATGAGTCAAAAAGTGCAGATGGTGGAAAAAAGGAtagaatgatgaagaagaaaaagaataaaaagaataaggTCAAGGAAATTGATGAGGAGAAATCGCAGGTGTCAAAAAGTGCAGATGGtgcaaaaaaagatagaatgaagaaggaaaataataaGGACAAGGGAATTGAAGAGGTTATATCTGAAGTTAGGAAGTCTTCCAATGAGAATAGTGACACAGAAGAAGACTTCTGGATGCCTCCTGCTGGTGATCGTTGGGACAATGATGATGGTGGCGATCGATGGGGTTCAGAGTCAGAGTCAGAGCAGGGAACTGAAGAGGGAGATGTAATTG ATGGTGATGCTGCTGAGGATTGCAAGGAGTCGGAAGAGTTGTCATCAAG GACGAAAAGAATGTCGATAGAAATTGGACCAAGCAGCTTTGctacaagaaaaaagaaaagtaagaagAACTACCAAACTTAG
- the LOC100802674 gene encoding two-component response regulator-like PRR95 isoform X1 — MDELNCAMTTTTTENSNAELVQWERFLPRMVLRVLLVEADHSTRQIIAALLRKCSYTVIAVPDGLKAWETLKKKASELDLILTEVELPAISGFALLSLIMEHDICKSIPVIMMSSHDSVNMALKCMLNGAVDFLIKPIRKNELRNLWQHVWRRHTIITPTQNTTFSPKKLKTASEDNSASNKSNGSVASSKKNNECSERLSEAQSTCTSPIMEAASTYMENMQDVSQDVHCQVMQTHVQSTCASPIFEAESTFVENMQDVPQLESSKLNKIDMVDHEKFAKFERKSAKHNDETEDKSITIVSEAARCDKSFELTDLMLEQDCGVAEPETENEDEILKSELGRDNSHVSILHGCNAEQVKPSKGAIDLIATFGNLPKHPNENCSLNGGNTTKFDCETQLELSLRSDFPGSSGKQASESTEESQRLNHSNTSAFSWYSNSKLLQPLFSPPSITSPKVNWLNWDSHECLKLSGNCQYDDSNQNLENMISTVIGQYGLLPVSGVISKLKSEGHGHVFTSVFYAQSGIHPMLSPKPVCQNESSPFPTSTSSQSNPESHCSDQPHDCSNDATCLDQNVKDNTDSDHARHESPAADQSAGNNLCHDAANHVNSSAYGSMDSGNDGHATSAIVSKNTSDGFSDSGCHNYDGFRVTDSHRSSQREAALVKFRLKRKERCFEKKVRYQSRKRLAEQRPRVKGQFVRQHNHPFAEAGGDS; from the exons ATGGATGAGTTGAACTGCGCGatgacgacgacgacgacggaGAATAGCAATGCGGAGCTGGTTCAATGGGAGAG GTTTCTGCCGCGGATGGTGCTCAGAGTGCTGCTTGTAGAAGCTGATCATTCCACGCGCCAAATCATCGCCGCGCTTCTTCGCAAATGCAGTTACAcgg TTATTGCAGTTCCGGATGGATTAAAGGCATGGGAAACATTGAAGAAGAAGGCATCTGAGCTAGATCTCATATTAACAGAAGTGGAGCTACCAGCAATATCTGGATTTGCTCTTCTTTCTTTAATCATGGAGCATGACATTTGTAAAAGCATTCCTGTCATAA TGATGTCTTCTCATGATTCGGTTAACATGGCGTTGAAATGCATGTTAAACGGGGCAgttgattttcttataaaacCCATTCGCAAGAATGAGCTTAGGAACTTGTGGCAACATGTATGGAGAAGGCACACT aTTATCACTCCTACTCAAAATACAACATTTTCACCGAAAAAACTTAAAACTGCCTCAGAAGACAATTCTGCAAGCAATAAATCTAATGGTTCTGTGGCTTCCtcaaagaaaaacaatgaaTGCAGCGAGAGATTAAGTGAGGCTCAA AGCACTTGTACATCACCAATTATGGAAGCTGCGAGTACATACATGGAAAATATGCAGGATGTGTCCCAGGATGTACATTGCCAAGTTATGCAAACTCATGTGCAGAGCACTTGTGCATCCCCAATTTTTGAAGCCGAGAGTACATTTGTGGAAAATATGCAGGATGTGCCCCAGCTGGAAAGTTCTAAACTGAACAAAATTGATATGGTGGACCATGAAAAGTTTGCCAAATTTGAAAGGAAATCAGCTAAGCATAATGATGAAACAGAGG ATAAATCAATTACAATTGTATCAGAGGCTGCAAGGTGTGACAAAAGTTTTGAATTGACAGATTTAATGCTAGAACAAGACTGTGGTGTTGCTGAACCTGAAACTGAAAACGAGGATGAAATCTTAAAATCTGAGTTAGGCAGAGACAATTCTCATGTTTCTATATTGCATGGATGCAATGCTGAGCAGGTGAAACCTTCTAAAGGAGCTATTGACTTGATTGCCACATTTGGAAATCTTCCAAAGCACCCTAATGAAAACTGTAGTCTCAATGGTGGTAATACAACCAAGTTTGATTGTGAAACGCAATTGGAACTTTCCTTAAGAAGTGATTTTCCTGGCAGCTCAGGTAAACAAGCAAGTGAATCAACTGAGGAATCTCAAAGATTGAACCATTCAAATACTTCTGCCTTTTCTTG GTACAGTAATAGTAAATTGTTGCAGCCTCTTTTTTCACCACCATCGATTACATCTCCTAAAGTAAACTGGCTCAATTGGGATTCTCATGAATGCCTTAAATTATCTGGAAATTGTCAGTATGACGACTCAAATCAGAACCTGGAGAATATGATCAGTACAGTCATTGGTCAGTATGGACTCTTACCTGTTTCAGGAGTTATCTCCAAGCTTAAGTCTGAGGGACATGGTCATGTTTTTACTTCTGTTTTCTATGCACAATCTGGCATTCACCCCATGTTGAGTCCAAAACCAGTCTGCCAGAATGAGAGTTCTCCCTTTCCCACAAGTACCTCCTCCCAGTCCAATCCTGAAAGTCACTGCTCAGATCAACCTCATGACTGTTCCAATGATGCTACTTGTCTTGATCAAAATGTAAAGGATAATACTGATTCAGATCACGCAAGGCATGAGTCTCCTGCTGCTGATCAGAGTGCTGGTAATAATTTATGCCATGATGCTGCAAATCATGTTAATAGTAGTGCATATGGAAGCATGGACAGTGGAAATGATGGACATGCTACTTCAGCTATAGTATCCAAGAACACCTCAGATGGTTTCAGTGATAGTGGTTGTCATAATTATGATGGATTTAGAGTGACAGATTCTCATCGCTCCAGTCAAAGAGAAGCAGCACTAGTGAAGTTTCGACTGAAGCGGAAAGAGAGATGCTTCGAGAAAAAG GTTCGATATCAAAGCCGGAAAAGACTGGCAGAGCAGCGGCCTCGGGTGAAGGGGCAGTTTGTACGACAACATAATCATCCATTCGCTGAGGCTGGTGGTGATTCATGA
- the LOC100802674 gene encoding two-component response regulator-like PRR95 isoform X3 encodes MDELNCAMTTTTTENSNAELVQWERFLPRMVLRVLLVEADHSTRQIIAALLRKCIIAVPDGLKAWETLKKKASELDLILTEVELPAISGFALLSLIMEHDICKSIPVIMMSSHDSVNMALKCMLNGAVDFLIKPIRKNELRNLWQHVWRRHTIITPTQNTTFSPKKLKTASEDNSASNKSNGSVASSKKNNECSERLSEAQSTCTSPIMEAASTYMENMQDVSQDVHCQVMQTHVQSTCASPIFEAESTFVENMQDVPQLESSKLNKIDMVDHEKFAKFERKSAKHNDETEDKSITIVSEAARCDKSFELTDLMLEQDCGVAEPETENEDEILKSELGRDNSHVSILHGCNAEQVKPSKGAIDLIATFGNLPKHPNENCSLNGGNTTKFDCETQLELSLRSDFPGSSGKQASESTEESQRLNHSNTSAFSWYSNSKLLQPLFSPPSITSPKVNWLNWDSHECLKLSGNCQYDDSNQNLENMISTVIGQYGLLPVSGVISKLKSEGHGHVFTSVFYAQSGIHPMLSPKPVCQNESSPFPTSTSSQSNPESHCSDQPHDCSNDATCLDQNVKDNTDSDHARHESPAADQSAGNNLCHDAANHVNSSAYGSMDSGNDGHATSAIVSKNTSDGFSDSGCHNYDGFRVTDSHRSSQREAALVKFRLKRKERCFEKKVRYQSRKRLAEQRPRVKGQFVRQHNHPFAEAGGDS; translated from the exons ATGGATGAGTTGAACTGCGCGatgacgacgacgacgacggaGAATAGCAATGCGGAGCTGGTTCAATGGGAGAGGTTTCTGCCGCGGATGGTGCTCAGAGTGCTGCTTGTAGAAGCTGATCATTCCACGCGCCAAATCATCGCCGCGCTTCTTCGCAAATGCA TTATTGCAGTTCCGGATGGATTAAAGGCATGGGAAACATTGAAGAAGAAGGCATCTGAGCTAGATCTCATATTAACAGAAGTGGAGCTACCAGCAATATCTGGATTTGCTCTTCTTTCTTTAATCATGGAGCATGACATTTGTAAAAGCATTCCTGTCATAA TGATGTCTTCTCATGATTCGGTTAACATGGCGTTGAAATGCATGTTAAACGGGGCAgttgattttcttataaaacCCATTCGCAAGAATGAGCTTAGGAACTTGTGGCAACATGTATGGAGAAGGCACACT aTTATCACTCCTACTCAAAATACAACATTTTCACCGAAAAAACTTAAAACTGCCTCAGAAGACAATTCTGCAAGCAATAAATCTAATGGTTCTGTGGCTTCCtcaaagaaaaacaatgaaTGCAGCGAGAGATTAAGTGAGGCTCAA AGCACTTGTACATCACCAATTATGGAAGCTGCGAGTACATACATGGAAAATATGCAGGATGTGTCCCAGGATGTACATTGCCAAGTTATGCAAACTCATGTGCAGAGCACTTGTGCATCCCCAATTTTTGAAGCCGAGAGTACATTTGTGGAAAATATGCAGGATGTGCCCCAGCTGGAAAGTTCTAAACTGAACAAAATTGATATGGTGGACCATGAAAAGTTTGCCAAATTTGAAAGGAAATCAGCTAAGCATAATGATGAAACAGAGG ATAAATCAATTACAATTGTATCAGAGGCTGCAAGGTGTGACAAAAGTTTTGAATTGACAGATTTAATGCTAGAACAAGACTGTGGTGTTGCTGAACCTGAAACTGAAAACGAGGATGAAATCTTAAAATCTGAGTTAGGCAGAGACAATTCTCATGTTTCTATATTGCATGGATGCAATGCTGAGCAGGTGAAACCTTCTAAAGGAGCTATTGACTTGATTGCCACATTTGGAAATCTTCCAAAGCACCCTAATGAAAACTGTAGTCTCAATGGTGGTAATACAACCAAGTTTGATTGTGAAACGCAATTGGAACTTTCCTTAAGAAGTGATTTTCCTGGCAGCTCAGGTAAACAAGCAAGTGAATCAACTGAGGAATCTCAAAGATTGAACCATTCAAATACTTCTGCCTTTTCTTG GTACAGTAATAGTAAATTGTTGCAGCCTCTTTTTTCACCACCATCGATTACATCTCCTAAAGTAAACTGGCTCAATTGGGATTCTCATGAATGCCTTAAATTATCTGGAAATTGTCAGTATGACGACTCAAATCAGAACCTGGAGAATATGATCAGTACAGTCATTGGTCAGTATGGACTCTTACCTGTTTCAGGAGTTATCTCCAAGCTTAAGTCTGAGGGACATGGTCATGTTTTTACTTCTGTTTTCTATGCACAATCTGGCATTCACCCCATGTTGAGTCCAAAACCAGTCTGCCAGAATGAGAGTTCTCCCTTTCCCACAAGTACCTCCTCCCAGTCCAATCCTGAAAGTCACTGCTCAGATCAACCTCATGACTGTTCCAATGATGCTACTTGTCTTGATCAAAATGTAAAGGATAATACTGATTCAGATCACGCAAGGCATGAGTCTCCTGCTGCTGATCAGAGTGCTGGTAATAATTTATGCCATGATGCTGCAAATCATGTTAATAGTAGTGCATATGGAAGCATGGACAGTGGAAATGATGGACATGCTACTTCAGCTATAGTATCCAAGAACACCTCAGATGGTTTCAGTGATAGTGGTTGTCATAATTATGATGGATTTAGAGTGACAGATTCTCATCGCTCCAGTCAAAGAGAAGCAGCACTAGTGAAGTTTCGACTGAAGCGGAAAGAGAGATGCTTCGAGAAAAAG GTTCGATATCAAAGCCGGAAAAGACTGGCAGAGCAGCGGCCTCGGGTGAAGGGGCAGTTTGTACGACAACATAATCATCCATTCGCTGAGGCTGGTGGTGATTCATGA
- the LOC100802674 gene encoding two-component response regulator-like PRR95 isoform X2 — protein sequence MDELNCAMTTTTTENSNAELVQWERFLPRMVLRVLLVEADHSTRQIIAALLRKCSYTVIAVPDGLKAWETLKKKASELDLILTEVELPAISGFALLSLIMEHDICKSIPVIMMSSHDSVNMALKCMLNGAVDFLIKPIRKNELRNLWQHVWRRHTIITPTQNTTFSPKKLKTASEDNSASNKSNGSVASSKKNNECSERLSEAQSTCTSPIMEAASTYMENMQDVSQDVHCQVMQTHVQSTCASPIFEAESTFVENMQDVPQLESSKLNKIDMVDHEKFAKFERKSAKHNDETEDKSITIVSEAARCDKSFELTDLMLEQDCGVAEPETENEDEILKSELGRDNSHVSILHGCNAEQVKPSKGAIDLIATFGNLPKHPNENCSLNGGNTTKFDCETQLELSLRSDFPGSSGKQASESTEESQRLNHSNTSAFSWYSNSKLLQPLFSPPSITSPKVNWLNWDSHECLKLSGNCQYDDSNQNLENMISTVIGQYGLLPVSGVISKLKSEGHGHVFTSVFYAQSGIHPMLSPKPVCQNESSPFPTSTSSQSNPESHCSDQPHDCSNDATCLDQNVKDNTDSDHARHESPAADQSAGNNLCHDAANHVNSSAYGSMDSGNDGHATSAIVSKNTSDGFSDSGCHNYDGFRVTDSHRSSQREAALVKFRLKRKERCFEKKVRYQSRKRLAEQRPRVKGQFVRQHNHPFAEAGGDS from the exons ATGGATGAGTTGAACTGCGCGatgacgacgacgacgacggaGAATAGCAATGCGGAGCTGGTTCAATGGGAGAGGTTTCTGCCGCGGATGGTGCTCAGAGTGCTGCTTGTAGAAGCTGATCATTCCACGCGCCAAATCATCGCCGCGCTTCTTCGCAAATGCAGTTACAcgg TTATTGCAGTTCCGGATGGATTAAAGGCATGGGAAACATTGAAGAAGAAGGCATCTGAGCTAGATCTCATATTAACAGAAGTGGAGCTACCAGCAATATCTGGATTTGCTCTTCTTTCTTTAATCATGGAGCATGACATTTGTAAAAGCATTCCTGTCATAA TGATGTCTTCTCATGATTCGGTTAACATGGCGTTGAAATGCATGTTAAACGGGGCAgttgattttcttataaaacCCATTCGCAAGAATGAGCTTAGGAACTTGTGGCAACATGTATGGAGAAGGCACACT aTTATCACTCCTACTCAAAATACAACATTTTCACCGAAAAAACTTAAAACTGCCTCAGAAGACAATTCTGCAAGCAATAAATCTAATGGTTCTGTGGCTTCCtcaaagaaaaacaatgaaTGCAGCGAGAGATTAAGTGAGGCTCAA AGCACTTGTACATCACCAATTATGGAAGCTGCGAGTACATACATGGAAAATATGCAGGATGTGTCCCAGGATGTACATTGCCAAGTTATGCAAACTCATGTGCAGAGCACTTGTGCATCCCCAATTTTTGAAGCCGAGAGTACATTTGTGGAAAATATGCAGGATGTGCCCCAGCTGGAAAGTTCTAAACTGAACAAAATTGATATGGTGGACCATGAAAAGTTTGCCAAATTTGAAAGGAAATCAGCTAAGCATAATGATGAAACAGAGG ATAAATCAATTACAATTGTATCAGAGGCTGCAAGGTGTGACAAAAGTTTTGAATTGACAGATTTAATGCTAGAACAAGACTGTGGTGTTGCTGAACCTGAAACTGAAAACGAGGATGAAATCTTAAAATCTGAGTTAGGCAGAGACAATTCTCATGTTTCTATATTGCATGGATGCAATGCTGAGCAGGTGAAACCTTCTAAAGGAGCTATTGACTTGATTGCCACATTTGGAAATCTTCCAAAGCACCCTAATGAAAACTGTAGTCTCAATGGTGGTAATACAACCAAGTTTGATTGTGAAACGCAATTGGAACTTTCCTTAAGAAGTGATTTTCCTGGCAGCTCAGGTAAACAAGCAAGTGAATCAACTGAGGAATCTCAAAGATTGAACCATTCAAATACTTCTGCCTTTTCTTG GTACAGTAATAGTAAATTGTTGCAGCCTCTTTTTTCACCACCATCGATTACATCTCCTAAAGTAAACTGGCTCAATTGGGATTCTCATGAATGCCTTAAATTATCTGGAAATTGTCAGTATGACGACTCAAATCAGAACCTGGAGAATATGATCAGTACAGTCATTGGTCAGTATGGACTCTTACCTGTTTCAGGAGTTATCTCCAAGCTTAAGTCTGAGGGACATGGTCATGTTTTTACTTCTGTTTTCTATGCACAATCTGGCATTCACCCCATGTTGAGTCCAAAACCAGTCTGCCAGAATGAGAGTTCTCCCTTTCCCACAAGTACCTCCTCCCAGTCCAATCCTGAAAGTCACTGCTCAGATCAACCTCATGACTGTTCCAATGATGCTACTTGTCTTGATCAAAATGTAAAGGATAATACTGATTCAGATCACGCAAGGCATGAGTCTCCTGCTGCTGATCAGAGTGCTGGTAATAATTTATGCCATGATGCTGCAAATCATGTTAATAGTAGTGCATATGGAAGCATGGACAGTGGAAATGATGGACATGCTACTTCAGCTATAGTATCCAAGAACACCTCAGATGGTTTCAGTGATAGTGGTTGTCATAATTATGATGGATTTAGAGTGACAGATTCTCATCGCTCCAGTCAAAGAGAAGCAGCACTAGTGAAGTTTCGACTGAAGCGGAAAGAGAGATGCTTCGAGAAAAAG GTTCGATATCAAAGCCGGAAAAGACTGGCAGAGCAGCGGCCTCGGGTGAAGGGGCAGTTTGTACGACAACATAATCATCCATTCGCTGAGGCTGGTGGTGATTCATGA
- the LOC100784646 gene encoding NDR1/HIN1-like protein 12 codes for MAEMQIQHQEDHNYNPNHIPRPSPSPNPTQYTQYRFPGKVPHHQHQVHNMDKATPSRFKPNAPKRQHCICITVFLLLLGIILLVLWLAYHPNKPRFTVASASVYSLNATSPPLMSIAMQFNVVIKNPNRRVSISFDRLSAYVSYRNQPVTPHVMLPPLFIEKNSAVSLSPEIGGVAVPVSEDLTNGMAMDENYGVVGVKLVLSGRLRWRAGDINSAHYGFYVKCDVLMGLRKGFVGQVPLLGAPVCDVNT; via the coding sequence ATGGCAGAAATGcagatacaacatcaagaagacCATAACTATAACCCTAATCACATCCCTCGCCCTAGCCCTAGCCCTAACCCTACCCAATACACACAATACCGTTTCCCTGGCAAAGTTCCCCACCACCAACACCAAGTCCACAACATGGACAAAGCCACACCTTCTCGCTTCAAACCTAATGCCCCCAAACGTCAACACTGCATTTGCATAACCGTTTTCCTCCTCTTACTCGGCATCATACTCCTCGTTCTCTGGCTGGCCTACCACCCTAACAAGCCGCGCTTCACGGTGGCCAGCGCCTCCGTCTACAGCCTCAACGCCACGTCGCCGCCACTAATGTCCATCGCCATGCAGTTCAATGTGGTCATAAAAAACCCTAACAGGCGCGTCTCCATTTCCTTTGACAGGCTCTCGGCCTACGTGTCCTACCGCAACCAGCCCGTGACGCCGCACGTCATGCTTCCGCCGCTCTTCATAGAGAAGAACAGCGCCGTGTCGCTGTCCCCGGAGATCGGAGGAGTGGCGGTGCCGGTGTCGGAGGACTTGACCAATGGAATGGCCATGGACGAGAATTATGGGGTGGTGGGCGTGAAACTTGTGTTGTCCGGAAGGTTGAGGTGGAGAGCTGGTGACATCAACTCTGCACATTATGGTTTCTATGTCAAGTGTGATGTTTTGATGGGTTTGAGAAAAGGTTTTGTGGGTCAGGTTCCTCTTCTTGGAGCTCCAGTTTGTGATGTCAATACATGA
- the LOC100802674 gene encoding two-component response regulator-like PRR95 isoform X4, giving the protein MDELNCAMTTTTTENSNAELVQWERFLPRMVLRVLLVEADHSTRQIIAALLRKCSYTVIAVPDGLKAWETLKKKASELDLILTEVELPAISGFALLSLIMEHDICKSIPVIMMSSHDSVNMALKCMLNGAVDFLIKPIRKNELRNLWQHVWRRHTSTCTSPIMEAASTYMENMQDVSQDVHCQVMQTHVQSTCASPIFEAESTFVENMQDVPQLESSKLNKIDMVDHEKFAKFERKSAKHNDETEDKSITIVSEAARCDKSFELTDLMLEQDCGVAEPETENEDEILKSELGRDNSHVSILHGCNAEQVKPSKGAIDLIATFGNLPKHPNENCSLNGGNTTKFDCETQLELSLRSDFPGSSGKQASESTEESQRLNHSNTSAFSWYSNSKLLQPLFSPPSITSPKVNWLNWDSHECLKLSGNCQYDDSNQNLENMISTVIGQYGLLPVSGVISKLKSEGHGHVFTSVFYAQSGIHPMLSPKPVCQNESSPFPTSTSSQSNPESHCSDQPHDCSNDATCLDQNVKDNTDSDHARHESPAADQSAGNNLCHDAANHVNSSAYGSMDSGNDGHATSAIVSKNTSDGFSDSGCHNYDGFRVTDSHRSSQREAALVKFRLKRKERCFEKKVRYQSRKRLAEQRPRVKGQFVRQHNHPFAEAGGDS; this is encoded by the exons ATGGATGAGTTGAACTGCGCGatgacgacgacgacgacggaGAATAGCAATGCGGAGCTGGTTCAATGGGAGAG GTTTCTGCCGCGGATGGTGCTCAGAGTGCTGCTTGTAGAAGCTGATCATTCCACGCGCCAAATCATCGCCGCGCTTCTTCGCAAATGCAGTTACAcgg TTATTGCAGTTCCGGATGGATTAAAGGCATGGGAAACATTGAAGAAGAAGGCATCTGAGCTAGATCTCATATTAACAGAAGTGGAGCTACCAGCAATATCTGGATTTGCTCTTCTTTCTTTAATCATGGAGCATGACATTTGTAAAAGCATTCCTGTCATAA TGATGTCTTCTCATGATTCGGTTAACATGGCGTTGAAATGCATGTTAAACGGGGCAgttgattttcttataaaacCCATTCGCAAGAATGAGCTTAGGAACTTGTGGCAACATGTATGGAGAAGGCACACT AGCACTTGTACATCACCAATTATGGAAGCTGCGAGTACATACATGGAAAATATGCAGGATGTGTCCCAGGATGTACATTGCCAAGTTATGCAAACTCATGTGCAGAGCACTTGTGCATCCCCAATTTTTGAAGCCGAGAGTACATTTGTGGAAAATATGCAGGATGTGCCCCAGCTGGAAAGTTCTAAACTGAACAAAATTGATATGGTGGACCATGAAAAGTTTGCCAAATTTGAAAGGAAATCAGCTAAGCATAATGATGAAACAGAGG ATAAATCAATTACAATTGTATCAGAGGCTGCAAGGTGTGACAAAAGTTTTGAATTGACAGATTTAATGCTAGAACAAGACTGTGGTGTTGCTGAACCTGAAACTGAAAACGAGGATGAAATCTTAAAATCTGAGTTAGGCAGAGACAATTCTCATGTTTCTATATTGCATGGATGCAATGCTGAGCAGGTGAAACCTTCTAAAGGAGCTATTGACTTGATTGCCACATTTGGAAATCTTCCAAAGCACCCTAATGAAAACTGTAGTCTCAATGGTGGTAATACAACCAAGTTTGATTGTGAAACGCAATTGGAACTTTCCTTAAGAAGTGATTTTCCTGGCAGCTCAGGTAAACAAGCAAGTGAATCAACTGAGGAATCTCAAAGATTGAACCATTCAAATACTTCTGCCTTTTCTTG GTACAGTAATAGTAAATTGTTGCAGCCTCTTTTTTCACCACCATCGATTACATCTCCTAAAGTAAACTGGCTCAATTGGGATTCTCATGAATGCCTTAAATTATCTGGAAATTGTCAGTATGACGACTCAAATCAGAACCTGGAGAATATGATCAGTACAGTCATTGGTCAGTATGGACTCTTACCTGTTTCAGGAGTTATCTCCAAGCTTAAGTCTGAGGGACATGGTCATGTTTTTACTTCTGTTTTCTATGCACAATCTGGCATTCACCCCATGTTGAGTCCAAAACCAGTCTGCCAGAATGAGAGTTCTCCCTTTCCCACAAGTACCTCCTCCCAGTCCAATCCTGAAAGTCACTGCTCAGATCAACCTCATGACTGTTCCAATGATGCTACTTGTCTTGATCAAAATGTAAAGGATAATACTGATTCAGATCACGCAAGGCATGAGTCTCCTGCTGCTGATCAGAGTGCTGGTAATAATTTATGCCATGATGCTGCAAATCATGTTAATAGTAGTGCATATGGAAGCATGGACAGTGGAAATGATGGACATGCTACTTCAGCTATAGTATCCAAGAACACCTCAGATGGTTTCAGTGATAGTGGTTGTCATAATTATGATGGATTTAGAGTGACAGATTCTCATCGCTCCAGTCAAAGAGAAGCAGCACTAGTGAAGTTTCGACTGAAGCGGAAAGAGAGATGCTTCGAGAAAAAG GTTCGATATCAAAGCCGGAAAAGACTGGCAGAGCAGCGGCCTCGGGTGAAGGGGCAGTTTGTACGACAACATAATCATCCATTCGCTGAGGCTGGTGGTGATTCATGA